Proteins from a single region of Caloramator sp. E03:
- the fliE gene encoding flagellar hook-basal body complex protein FliE, with protein MRIDAISTYSIPEIQSKNQNNNLGFEDYLKNYLDKVNDIQINAENATIDMIKGDVKDLHEVMIATEEAKLALELTVQLRNKLVDAYQEIMKMQI; from the coding sequence ATGAGGATTGATGCAATTTCTACATACAGTATTCCAGAAATACAAAGTAAAAATCAGAATAACAATTTAGGCTTCGAAGATTATTTAAAAAATTATTTAGATAAAGTAAATGATATTCAAATTAATGCTGAAAATGCAACGATTGATATGATTAAAGGGGATGTAAAGGATTTACATGAGGTTATGATTGCAACGGAAGAGGCAAAGCTTGCTTTAGAGCTTACTGTTCAACTAAGAAATAAACTTGTAGATGCATATCAGGAAATTATGAAAATGCAGATATAG
- a CDS encoding motility protein A, which yields MKKKDISTTIGLGLGFIVILIGMAMNNGKITLSGLKLFWDLPSIFITVGGSFFTILIAYPLEAVKKLPAMIKNAFFDKSIPQLEIINKFVELSKKARREGLLSLEDEIQNIDDDFLKNGIQMVVDGIEPETIREILELETYEMQRRHSEGINILKSWAGYGPAYGMIGTLIGLVQMLANLNDPKALGPGMSKAIITSFYGSVMANFIFGPLAGKLELKSEKEAKIREMMLEGILSIQAGVNPRIVEDKLKTYLSPVEKLKMIKENQQGSMVTENE from the coding sequence ATGAAGAAAAAGGACATATCAACAACAATAGGACTAGGGCTTGGGTTTATTGTTATATTAATTGGTATGGCTATGAATAATGGAAAGATAACATTAAGCGGTCTTAAACTGTTTTGGGATTTGCCTTCGATTTTTATAACTGTTGGAGGTTCCTTTTTTACAATACTTATTGCATATCCGCTGGAAGCTGTTAAAAAGCTTCCAGCCATGATAAAAAATGCATTCTTTGATAAAAGCATACCACAATTAGAAATTATTAATAAGTTTGTTGAGTTGTCAAAAAAGGCAAGAAGAGAAGGATTGTTATCCCTTGAGGATGAAATTCAAAATATAGATGATGATTTCTTGAAAAATGGAATTCAAATGGTAGTTGATGGAATAGAACCTGAAACTATAAGAGAAATATTGGAGCTTGAAACTTATGAAATGCAAAGAAGGCATTCAGAAGGAATAAATATATTAAAATCATGGGCAGGTTATGGACCAGCCTATGGAATGATAGGAACTTTAATAGGACTTGTTCAGATGCTTGCAAATTTAAACGATCCAAAAGCTTTAGGGCCTGGTATGAGTAAAGCTATAATAACTTCTTTCTATGGTTCAGTAATGGCTAACTTTATATTTGGACCTTTAGCAGGAAAGCTTGAGCTTAAAAGTGAAAAGGAAGCAAAGATTAGGGAGATGATGTTAGAGGGAATATTATCGATACAAGCAGGAGTTAACCCAAGGATTGTTGAGGACAAGCTAAAGACATATTTATCCCCTGTAGAAAAACTTAAGATGATTAAAGAAAACCAGCAGGGAAGCATGGTGACTGAAAATGAGTAA
- a CDS encoding flagellar hook capping FlgD N-terminal domain-containing protein yields the protein MEVSSVSSNVSTTRTVTNNIVDKDAFLKILTVELSNQDPLNATDNTEYISQLAQFTALEQMQNLNSNFEKMLLLQKFTEGAMLIGKNVEFSTYDSSGNATTVNEIVKSVKIGNDNIYLITDSNQYSIDDVVGVGDAESDK from the coding sequence ATGGAAGTTAGTAGTGTAAGTTCAAATGTAAGTACTACAAGAACTGTAACTAATAACATTGTCGATAAAGATGCATTCTTAAAAATTTTAACAGTAGAACTTTCAAACCAGGATCCATTGAATGCAACAGATAACACAGAATACATATCGCAGCTTGCACAGTTTACAGCACTTGAACAGATGCAGAATTTAAATTCTAATTTTGAAAAAATGTTGCTACTTCAAAAATTTACAGAAGGTGCAATGCTTATTGGCAAAAATGTTGAATTTTCAACTTATGATAGCAGTGGAAACGCAACAACGGTAAATGAAATTGTAAAATCAGTTAAAATAGGAAATGACAATATATATCTTATAACTGATAGTAACCAATATAGCATTGATGATGTTGTAGGTGTAGGTGATGCAGAAAGTGATAAATAG
- the fliG gene encoding flagellar motor switch protein FliG → MAREKLTGVQKAAILFITLGPDASAPILKKLPENELQKITFEIANMPKVKKEVKEEVLKEFVDLNKAKDYILEGGFEYAKNLLSRALGAQRALEIIEKVTEITQQYRPFGIARKADAHQLLNVIMNEHPQTIALILCYLQSDKAAQIISGLPEELQVDVAKRIATMSNTSPIVIEEVEEILEKKLSNVIRADIATIGGVPALVDILNNVDRGTEKTILEELDREQPELAEKIRESMFIFEDIITLDNISIQRVLREVDMKDLALAIKGSSEEVAQVIYNNMSKRAAQTLKEDIEFMGPVRLVDVEKAQQAIVAIIRRLDDAGEIVISRGGEDAIIV, encoded by the coding sequence ATGGCAAGGGAAAAACTAACAGGTGTTCAAAAAGCAGCAATACTTTTTATTACACTTGGGCCTGATGCATCAGCTCCAATATTAAAAAAATTGCCAGAAAATGAATTGCAGAAAATTACATTTGAAATAGCAAATATGCCAAAAGTTAAAAAGGAAGTTAAAGAGGAAGTTTTAAAGGAATTTGTTGATTTAAATAAAGCAAAGGACTACATACTTGAAGGCGGTTTTGAATATGCTAAGAATCTATTAAGTAGAGCTCTTGGTGCTCAAAGGGCTTTGGAGATTATAGAAAAGGTTACAGAAATAACACAGCAGTATAGGCCCTTTGGAATTGCAAGAAAAGCAGATGCTCATCAGCTTCTTAATGTAATTATGAATGAGCATCCTCAAACAATAGCACTTATTTTATGCTATCTTCAATCTGATAAAGCTGCACAAATAATCTCAGGGCTTCCAGAGGAACTTCAGGTTGATGTAGCAAAGAGAATTGCAACTATGAGTAATACTTCACCAATTGTTATAGAGGAAGTTGAAGAAATACTTGAGAAAAAATTGTCTAATGTTATAAGAGCAGATATTGCAACAATTGGAGGGGTTCCAGCTCTTGTTGATATTTTAAATAATGTAGATAGAGGGACGGAAAAAACCATACTTGAAGAACTAGATAGGGAACAACCTGAGCTTGCTGAAAAGATTAGAGAGAGCATGTTTATATTTGAAGATATTATAACCCTTGATAATATATCAATACAAAGAGTTTTAAGGGAAGTAGATATGAAGGATTTAGCCCTTGCTATAAAAGGTTCTTCAGAAGAAGTTGCACAGGTTATATATAACAATATGTCAAAGCGTGCAGCACAAACTCTAAAGGAAGATATAGAGTTTATGGGACCTGTAAGGCTTGTTGATGTAGAAAAGGCACAGCAGGCTATTGTTGCAATTATAAGGCGTCTTGATGACGCTGGAGAGATAGTAATATCAAGGGGTGGTGAAGATGCAATCATCGTATAA
- a CDS encoding flagellar hook-length control protein FliK gives MDINAVNSFSDVKSFLQKDTKISEDLLSELFSSLIANLFLVNQQNQQISLNTEVNQSSDVENTNSCQADLLNEIGIVSFLNQFKLQDKNMESILDLKNEFNLIISASKTNIENTDTNINANTNTNVNVNAIDELNMFLKELGIDEKKSDLNNSINTLLSFIEEKAEGNAYGNKNNTVNILTDKNSLDLNQDKTKNGLTKNINKNASDNLLKSTTTDTDIKDFGLNKNKQEKEINNEKIILKTSNEVKEEGKMSPQILHNSVKVDDKDALLDKNTYIIKNESDITEVIVEKFKTLKLPGFTEVRVKLKPEDLGEVVVKVVLEKGEINGNIITDKKEVANMIINQIETLKNDLKNNNINLNNISVSVASDDSYANHQNKNFSHDKRNSDKFIEFQQEDKKEMSQEGFSILV, from the coding sequence GTGGATATTAATGCAGTTAACAGCTTTTCTGATGTAAAGAGTTTTTTGCAAAAAGATACTAAAATATCAGAGGACTTATTAAGTGAACTTTTTAGCTCACTTATTGCAAATCTTTTTTTAGTAAATCAACAAAATCAGCAAATTAGCCTAAATACAGAAGTTAACCAAAGCAGTGATGTAGAAAATACTAATTCATGTCAAGCTGATTTATTAAATGAAATAGGAATAGTATCTTTTTTAAATCAATTTAAGTTACAAGATAAAAACATGGAGAGTATTTTGGATTTAAAAAATGAATTTAATTTAATTATTAGTGCTTCTAAGACCAATATAGAAAATACAGATACAAATATAAACGCAAATACAAATACAAACGTAAATGTAAATGCAATTGATGAACTTAATATGTTTTTAAAGGAATTAGGCATTGATGAAAAGAAAAGTGATTTAAATAATAGCATTAATACTCTATTAAGTTTTATAGAGGAAAAAGCTGAAGGAAATGCTTATGGGAATAAAAATAATACTGTAAATATACTCACTGATAAAAATAGCTTAGATTTAAATCAAGATAAAACTAAAAATGGTTTAACAAAAAATATTAATAAAAATGCTTCTGATAATTTACTTAAATCAACAACAACAGATACAGATATAAAAGATTTTGGATTAAATAAAAATAAACAAGAAAAAGAAATAAATAATGAAAAAATTATTCTTAAAACAAGTAATGAAGTTAAAGAAGAAGGTAAAATGTCGCCACAAATTTTACATAATTCAGTCAAAGTAGACGATAAAGATGCCTTATTAGACAAAAATACTTATATTATAAAAAATGAAAGCGATATAACTGAGGTTATTGTTGAAAAGTTTAAGACATTGAAGCTGCCAGGTTTTACTGAGGTTAGGGTAAAATTAAAACCTGAAGACCTTGGAGAAGTAGTTGTAAAGGTTGTACTTGAAAAAGGAGAAATTAACGGAAATATAATCACTGATAAAAAAGAAGTTGCAAATATGATTATTAATCAAATAGAAACGTTAAAAAATGATCTTAAAAATAATAACATTAATTTAAATAATATTTCAGTTAGTGTTGCAAGCGATGATAGCTATGCAAATCATCAGAATAAAAATTTTTCTCATGATAAAAGAAATTCTGATAAATTTATTGAATTTCAGCAGGAAGATAAAAAAGAAATGTCTCAGGAGGGTTTTAGTATATTGGTATAG
- the fliJ gene encoding flagellar export protein FliJ: MEKFKFKFQNVLNFKIEVEEKKKNEFVKMFKNYLIQEKRLNELIERKDEAQKKKGELKTGIDCINYSRYLSYLENSIDIQRQNLLKAKDSMEKAKEELLKSISDRKVLEKLKEKAKEEFNFYENKKEQSLNDDFALFSYIRNERR; encoded by the coding sequence ATGGAAAAATTCAAATTTAAATTTCAAAATGTACTGAACTTCAAAATTGAAGTTGAAGAAAAAAAGAAGAATGAGTTTGTAAAGATGTTTAAAAATTATTTAATTCAAGAAAAAAGATTAAATGAGCTAATAGAAAGAAAAGATGAAGCTCAAAAGAAAAAAGGAGAGTTAAAAACAGGAATAGACTGTATTAATTATTCAAGGTATTTAAGCTATCTTGAAAATTCAATAGATATTCAAAGACAAAATTTATTAAAAGCAAAGGATAGCATGGAAAAAGCAAAGGAAGAACTATTAAAATCTATATCTGATAGAAAGGTACTTGAAAAACTTAAAGAAAAAGCAAAAGAAGAGTTCAATTTCTATGAAAACAAAAAAGAGCAGAGTTTAAATGATGACTTTGCATTATTTTCATATATAAGAAATGAAAGGAGGTGA
- the fliF gene encoding flagellar basal-body MS-ring/collar protein FliF codes for MNKIQDIFNKLKEKWNNLSVNKKILITITAFGIIFSLILLFTYFNRVTYSTLFTDVDAQDASKIIEKLKSDKISYKVEGNTILVPKDKVDELRISVLSDGYLPSNGKGWALFDESKFGVTDTEAKVMYQRALQDELAKTIMSFDEVEKARVMLVLPDDTVFARESENARASVALKLKGTSTLSQAQVKAIIALVSGSVKNLPKENVEVIDSNMNLLSENIFDDVNSGTVSAFKQRDIEKQFESSLQNDLKKILGDVFGYDKVSVKVNADLDFDSKQVTTIKYDKDSIIRSQSKIKETSNDSTGNNSGTSPIDNFMTNTTNSTTNQSSSTNREEETTNYEIGQTEEKTIKAPGEVRRMTVSVLIDGNINNTERNQIKNIVAAATGYDEKRGDQISIEAMPFNNDLKEKQEEQLKLMQEQEAREKKIKLYTTIGMASGAGILLIALIIFITRKLKKSKKDEDLQPKPIIDVVVGDDVIKKQPPIYEPVLEEEEDRMDIEKEIKQYASKKPDQVVEVIKTWLSEDER; via the coding sequence ATGAATAAAATACAGGATATTTTTAATAAGCTCAAGGAAAAATGGAACAATCTTAGTGTAAACAAAAAAATATTAATAACAATAACTGCTTTTGGAATCATATTTTCTTTAATATTGCTTTTTACATATTTTAATAGAGTTACATATTCTACACTTTTTACAGATGTTGATGCTCAAGATGCTTCAAAAATAATTGAAAAATTAAAGAGCGATAAAATTTCATATAAAGTAGAAGGGAATACAATACTTGTACCAAAGGACAAGGTTGATGAACTTAGAATTTCAGTACTCTCTGATGGATATTTACCATCAAATGGTAAGGGATGGGCGCTATTTGATGAAAGTAAATTTGGAGTTACAGATACTGAGGCTAAGGTAATGTATCAAAGAGCATTACAGGACGAACTTGCAAAGACAATAATGAGCTTTGATGAAGTTGAAAAGGCAAGAGTTATGCTTGTTCTTCCAGATGATACTGTGTTTGCAAGGGAAAGTGAAAATGCAAGGGCTTCTGTTGCTTTAAAACTTAAAGGGACAAGTACTCTATCACAGGCTCAGGTTAAAGCAATAATTGCTTTAGTATCAGGTAGTGTTAAAAATCTTCCTAAAGAAAATGTTGAAGTAATTGATAGCAATATGAACCTTTTAAGTGAAAATATATTTGATGATGTAAATTCTGGTACGGTTTCAGCATTTAAGCAAAGGGATATTGAAAAACAGTTTGAAAGCAGCCTCCAAAATGATCTTAAAAAAATACTTGGTGATGTTTTCGGATATGACAAAGTTTCTGTAAAGGTAAATGCTGATCTTGATTTTGATTCAAAGCAGGTAACAACAATTAAATATGATAAAGATTCAATAATAAGAAGTCAATCAAAAATAAAAGAGACTTCAAATGATTCGACAGGTAATAATAGTGGAACAAGCCCAATTGATAACTTTATGACAAATACTACAAATAGTACAACAAATCAATCATCAAGTACTAATAGGGAAGAAGAAACAACTAATTATGAAATAGGTCAGACTGAAGAAAAAACAATAAAAGCACCTGGTGAAGTTAGGCGTATGACAGTTTCTGTTCTAATTGATGGAAATATTAATAATACAGAAAGAAATCAGATTAAGAATATTGTTGCAGCAGCTACAGGTTATGATGAAAAAAGAGGAGACCAAATAAGTATTGAGGCTATGCCCTTTAATAATGATTTAAAAGAAAAACAAGAAGAACAGCTAAAGCTAATGCAGGAGCAAGAGGCAAGAGAAAAGAAAATAAAGCTTTATACAACTATAGGAATGGCTTCTGGAGCAGGGATACTACTTATAGCATTAATAATATTCATTACAAGGAAGTTGAAAAAAAGCAAAAAAGATGAAGATTTACAACCTAAGCCAATAATAGATGTTGTGGTTGGAGATGATGTAATTAAAAAGCAACCACCAATATATGAACCTGTATTAGAAGAGGAAGAAGATAGAATGGACATTGAAAAGGAGATTAAACAATATGCAAGTAAGAAACCAGACCAAGTAGTTGAAGTTATAAAGACTTGGCTTTCAGAGGACGAGAGGTGA
- the fliI gene encoding flagellar protein export ATPase FliI — MISIDFNKISNKLKNINTIKLTGKVKKVVGLTIEVEGIQSFVGELCKIHTASKEVLAEVVGFRDNVIILMPLGDLSGVAAGCPVEATGKVLSVKTGSKLLGKVLDGLGRPMKDDVFEYDSEYPLDNDPPNPLLRKRIDTIMSTGIRAIDGFLTCGIGQRIGIFAGSGVGKSTLLGMIARYSDADVNVIGLIGERGREVREFIEKDLGEEGLKKSVVIVATSDQPPLLRLKGAFTATAVAEYFRDKGLKVMLMMDSVTRFAMAQREVGLTVGEPPATKGYTPSVFAMLPRLMERSGNSDKGSITAFYTVLVDGDDLNEPIADAVRGILDGHIVLSRKLANKNHFPAIDVLASISRLMPEIADEKLKLKAGELRDIMATYKDSEDLINIGAYQKGTNSKIDKSINIIGDIEAFLKQGINEYSSFEETYRRITSIG, encoded by the coding sequence ATGATTAGCATTGATTTTAATAAAATATCAAATAAATTAAAAAACATAAATACAATAAAGCTAACAGGAAAGGTAAAAAAAGTTGTTGGGCTAACTATTGAGGTTGAAGGAATTCAATCTTTTGTTGGGGAGCTTTGCAAGATACATACTGCATCTAAAGAAGTTTTAGCAGAAGTTGTAGGTTTTAGAGATAATGTTATAATTTTGATGCCTTTAGGAGATTTATCGGGAGTTGCAGCAGGCTGCCCTGTTGAAGCAACTGGGAAGGTTTTAAGTGTTAAGACAGGAAGTAAACTTTTAGGTAAAGTTCTTGACGGACTTGGAAGACCTATGAAGGATGATGTATTTGAATATGATAGTGAATATCCATTGGATAATGATCCACCCAATCCTCTTTTAAGGAAAAGAATTGATACTATAATGTCAACAGGAATTAGAGCTATTGACGGTTTTTTAACTTGTGGTATTGGCCAAAGGATTGGAATATTCGCAGGAAGTGGTGTTGGTAAAAGTACACTTCTTGGAATGATAGCAAGATATAGTGATGCAGATGTTAACGTCATTGGTCTTATTGGTGAAAGGGGAAGAGAAGTCAGAGAATTTATAGAAAAGGATTTAGGAGAAGAAGGGCTTAAAAAATCTGTTGTAATTGTTGCAACTTCAGATCAACCTCCACTTTTAAGGCTTAAAGGGGCATTTACAGCTACTGCTGTTGCTGAATATTTTAGGGATAAAGGACTTAAAGTAATGCTTATGATGGATTCTGTAACAAGGTTTGCTATGGCACAAAGAGAAGTTGGTCTTACAGTTGGGGAGCCTCCTGCAACAAAAGGTTATACGCCTTCAGTTTTTGCAATGCTTCCAAGGCTTATGGAACGATCAGGAAATTCCGATAAAGGATCAATTACAGCTTTTTATACAGTTCTTGTTGATGGTGATGATTTAAATGAGCCAATAGCTGATGCTGTAAGAGGTATACTTGATGGACATATTGTTTTATCAAGAAAACTTGCTAATAAAAACCATTTTCCAGCTATTGATGTATTAGCAAGTATCTCGAGGCTTATGCCTGAAATAGCTGATGAGAAATTGAAATTAAAAGCCGGGGAATTAAGAGATATAATGGCTACATACAAAGATTCAGAAGATCTTATAAATATTGGTGCATACCAAAAGGGGACAAATTCTAAAATAGATAAATCCATAAATATAATTGGCGACATTGAGGCATTTTTAAAACAAGGTATAAATGAATACTCCTCTTTTGAAGAGACATATAGGAGAATTACCTCAATAGGATAG
- a CDS encoding flagellar FlbD family protein, whose protein sequence is MIMLTGFNHKIFYLNNDLIEKIEVTPDTVITLTTGKKFVVMETPEEIINRIVEFKRRYTIGNPEVIK, encoded by the coding sequence ATGATTATGCTTACAGGTTTTAATCACAAAATATTTTATTTAAATAATGATTTGATTGAGAAAATAGAAGTTACTCCGGATACGGTAATTACTCTTACAACTGGAAAGAAGTTTGTTGTAATGGAAACTCCGGAGGAAATAATAAATAGGATAGTAGAATTTAAAAGAAGATATACAATAGGCAATCCGGAGGTAATAAAATGA
- the flgB gene encoding flagellar basal body rod protein FlgB, which yields MVEKIDEISYSLLKKSLDASSERGRVIANNIANVNTKGFKASRVVFEDKLNDALENRSIDLATTNEKHIKKGNSLSNLNYDVVKDKSTSMRTDGNNVDIDNEMVNLATNTILYNALINQANSRISMRRLVIK from the coding sequence ATGGTGGAGAAAATTGATGAAATATCATATAGCTTGCTAAAAAAAAGTCTAGATGCATCTTCTGAAAGAGGAAGGGTTATAGCAAACAATATAGCAAATGTAAATACAAAGGGTTTTAAAGCAAGTAGGGTAGTGTTTGAAGATAAATTAAATGATGCTCTTGAAAATAGGAGTATTGATCTTGCTACTACAAACGAAAAACATATTAAAAAAGGAAATAGTCTGTCAAATCTAAATTATGATGTTGTAAAAGACAAAAGCACATCAATGAGAACAGATGGAAATAACGTTGACATTGATAATGAGATGGTAAACCTTGCAACAAATACTATTTTATATAATGCTCTTATAAACCAAGCTAATTCACGAATTTCAATGAGAAGACTTGTTATTAAATGA
- the flgF gene encoding flagellar basal-body rod protein FlgF, which translates to MLRSLFSGVSGMRNQQTKLDVIGNNIANVNTTAFKGARVTFKDMLNQTLQGASDSASGKGGINPKQVGLGVAIAAVDTNMNQGALQSTGRSTDLAIEGNGFFVISDGNETRYTRDGSFSIDKNGYLVTSEGYHVMGLTASNITASPPNLSSSAAITVPNPISSLDNIRIPLEASVDGVDSKLTSFSIDQDGKIKAIYGDKTVEVGIITLANFQNPAGLTKLGGNSYKESSNSGAAEFGTATSSGYGNIQQGLLEMSNVDLANEFTEMIITSRAFQANSRTITTSDEMLQELLNLKR; encoded by the coding sequence ATGTTAAGATCACTTTTTTCAGGTGTAAGTGGAATGAGAAATCAGCAGACAAAGCTTGATGTTATAGGAAACAATATTGCTAATGTTAATACAACTGCTTTTAAAGGTGCAAGGGTAACATTTAAAGATATGTTAAATCAAACTCTTCAAGGTGCAAGTGATTCAGCTAGTGGAAAAGGTGGAATAAATCCAAAGCAGGTAGGACTTGGCGTTGCAATAGCAGCAGTTGATACAAATATGAATCAGGGTGCACTTCAGTCAACTGGCAGATCAACAGACCTTGCTATTGAAGGAAATGGCTTTTTTGTAATTTCTGATGGAAATGAGACAAGGTATACGAGAGATGGTTCTTTTTCAATAGATAAGAATGGATATCTAGTAACATCAGAAGGTTATCATGTAATGGGGCTTACAGCAAGTAATATTACAGCAAGTCCTCCAAATCTAAGTTCGTCAGCTGCTATAACAGTTCCAAATCCTATTTCTAGTTTGGATAATATAAGAATTCCTCTTGAAGCGTCTGTTGATGGAGTTGATTCTAAATTGACAAGTTTTAGTATAGATCAGGATGGCAAGATTAAGGCGATTTATGGGGATAAAACAGTAGAAGTAGGTATAATAACACTTGCTAATTTTCAGAATCCTGCTGGTTTAACAAAACTTGGTGGAAATTCATATAAAGAATCATCAAACTCAGGAGCTGCCGAATTTGGTACTGCAACATCATCAGGCTATGGCAACATACAGCAAGGGCTGCTTGAAATGTCCAATGTTGATCTTGCAAATGAATTTACTGAAATGATAATAACAAGCAGAGCCTTTCAGGCAAATTCAAGAACAATTACTACCTCAGATGAGATGCTCCAGGAACTGCTTAATTTAAAGAGATAA
- a CDS encoding TIGR02530 family flagellar biosynthesis protein, which produces MQKVINRIENNNINSYDINKKINKAIEFSKILEKVEVNKELKFSAHAMDRLRDRNINLTEKDIENLKSAVEKIKSKGGKDALILYNNIAFITSIRNNTIITAVDNDNIKENVFTNIDSAMIL; this is translated from the coding sequence ATGCAGAAAGTGATAAATAGAATAGAAAATAATAACATCAATAGTTATGATATTAATAAAAAAATTAATAAAGCAATAGAGTTTTCAAAGATTCTTGAAAAAGTTGAAGTTAATAAGGAATTAAAATTTTCTGCTCATGCAATGGACAGGCTTAGAGATAGAAATATAAACCTTACAGAAAAAGATATAGAAAATTTAAAATCAGCAGTTGAAAAAATTAAAAGTAAAGGTGGGAAGGATGCATTAATTTTATATAATAACATTGCTTTTATAACAAGTATAAGAAATAATACCATAATTACAGCTGTTGATAATGATAATATTAAAGAAAATGTATTTACAAACATTGATAGCGCAATGATTTTATAG
- a CDS encoding FliH/SctL family protein, which yields MQSSYKIIKSTETINDVLITPPVIETIYEQIKINNNDNSFKIEEIEKVILEEINLEKNKILDEAQKEAKNIIESAKIKYEEIIKEARENGYQDGYKDGYSQGYEYGVNEANRECENMREDGIAFLKSCHEEGKNYIKKFEKDIINLAVDIAKHVIKSELAINTDAVYKIAESLISKAIDKKQIILRVNPLDFNVIKSRKEELGIYVEDHNNIIVLADPQIEQGSMTAETPSGFLDGRIDVQLDIILKNLYEGKYD from the coding sequence ATGCAATCATCGTATAAAATTATTAAATCAACAGAAACAATTAATGATGTTCTTATAACACCACCTGTTATAGAAACTATTTATGAACAAATTAAGATAAACAATAACGATAATAGTTTTAAAATTGAAGAAATTGAAAAGGTTATACTTGAGGAAATAAATTTAGAGAAAAATAAAATATTAGATGAAGCCCAAAAAGAGGCAAAAAATATTATAGAGTCAGCAAAAATAAAATATGAAGAAATAATTAAAGAAGCAAGAGAAAATGGATACCAAGATGGATATAAAGATGGCTACAGCCAAGGATATGAGTATGGAGTTAATGAAGCAAATAGAGAATGTGAAAATATGAGGGAAGATGGCATAGCTTTTCTTAAAAGCTGTCATGAGGAAGGAAAAAATTATATTAAAAAGTTTGAAAAGGATATAATAAATCTTGCTGTTGATATTGCAAAACATGTTATAAAATCTGAGTTAGCAATTAATACTGATGCTGTATATAAAATAGCAGAATCCTTAATATCAAAAGCTATTGATAAAAAGCAGATAATACTAAGGGTAAACCCATTAGATTTTAATGTAATAAAGAGCCGTAAAGAAGAGCTTGGAATTTATGTAGAAGATCATAATAATATTATTGTTTTAGCTGATCCTCAGATTGAGCAGGGAAGCATGACTGCAGAAACTCCTTCTGGATTTTTAGATGGAAGGATTGATGTACAACTTGACATCATTTTAAAAAATCTGTATGAGGGAAAGTATGATTAG
- the flgC gene encoding flagellar basal body rod protein FlgC: MNIFSAFRISASGLSAERLRMDLVANNIANAETTRTSTGEPYRRKVVSFEENLSREINKKTGRYEDKMNGVKVGKITDDQSPLKKVYDPSHPDADSNGYVTMPNVDILNEMVDLIASSRAYEANVTAINSEKQMALKALEIGR, encoded by the coding sequence ATGAATATTTTTTCAGCTTTTAGAATAAGTGCAAGTGGTCTTTCAGCTGAAAGGTTAAGAATGGATCTTGTAGCTAACAACATTGCTAATGCTGAAACTACAAGAACTTCAACTGGTGAGCCATATAGAAGAAAAGTTGTTTCCTTTGAAGAAAACCTATCAAGAGAAATAAACAAAAAAACAGGAAGATATGAAGATAAGATGAATGGTGTTAAAGTTGGGAAAATAACTGATGATCAAAGTCCATTAAAAAAAGTCTATGATCCATCTCATCCAGATGCAGATAGTAATGGATATGTTACTATGCCAAATGTTGATATTTTAAATGAAATGGTTGATCTTATAGCTTCATCAAGAGCTTATGAGGCAAATGTTACAGCGATTAATTCTGAAAAGCAGATGGCACTTAAAGCTTTAGAGATAGGAAGGTAG